Genomic window (Stenotrophomonas maltophilia):
ACGGATTTGGCGATGCAGCGGAGATCGAACGTATCCGTACCAACTTGGAAACCGAGTTCGGCGTACGGGTGGCGCATGATGGCGCAGATCTGTCCCGTGGCGAGGCAGTGCGCGGAATGATCGACCACGCCGTTGCGACGATGGGCCGCATCGACATCCTGGTGAACAACGCGGGCATCCAGCACACCGCTTCGATCGACGAGTTTCCCGTAGAGAAGTGGGATGCGATCCTGGCGCTGAATCTCTCGGCGGTGTTCCATGCAACGGCGGCGGCCTTGCCGCACATGAAGCAGCAGGGCGCCGGCCGCATCATCAACATCGCATCCGTGCACGGCCTGGTGGGCTCGGTGAACAAGTCGGCCTATGTGGCGGCCAAGCACGGCGTGGTGGGATTCACCAAGGTGACCGCGCTGGAGAACGCGGGCACCGGCATCACCGCCAATGCGATCTGTCCGGGTTGGGTGCGGACCGCGCTGGTTGAGCAACAGATCACTGCGTTGGCGGAGCGCGAAGGCACGGATCAAGAGTCCGCCGCGCGCGCGCTGCTGGCCGAAAAGCAGCCTTCGCTGCAGTTCGTGTCGCCCGAGCAGCTGGGGGAAATGGTGGTGTTCCTGGCCTCTGACGCTGCAGCGCAGATCACCGGCACGGCGTTGCCGGTCGATGGTGGCTGGACCGCACGCTAGCGGACCCGCATCGGCCGCATTGCCGACGCCGCAGCAGCCAAGGCGCCTGCGGCGTCGTCCCGGCGCAGCCGTTTACTGCGGCTTCGCAAACACATCCAAGCCCTTGCCCGTCTCCAGCAGCGACTTCAGGCTCGACAGCACGATAGGCCAGCCCTGGCGGATGCCGGTATCCATCCCGCTGCCCGGTTCCAGTTCGTCGTGGGTGACGGTCAGACGCACCATGTCCTGGTAGGGCACGATATCGAAGGTGACGCGGCTGTAGGCGTCCGGGTTGTCGGCCTGCGAAGCGGCGGCCCAGGTGATGACCAGCCGAGAGGGTGGGGTGCTCTCCACCACTTCGCCCACCAGTTCGACCGAGCGTGTTTCGTTGGCGCGCACGTGCTGCCAGCGCGAGCCGGGTTTCCAGTCCGAGACGTTTTCGTGGCCCCAGTAGCGGCTGGCGATCTCGGGCCGGGTGATGGCCTCGAACACCTCCTGCGGCGTGGAGGCGATGTAGATCACGTGGATGAAG
Coding sequences:
- a CDS encoding 3-hydroxybutyrate dehydrogenase — protein: MFSGKVAVVTGSTSGIGLGIATALARQGADIVLNGFGDAAEIERIRTNLETEFGVRVAHDGADLSRGEAVRGMIDHAVATMGRIDILVNNAGIQHTASIDEFPVEKWDAILALNLSAVFHATAAALPHMKQQGAGRIINIASVHGLVGSVNKSAYVAAKHGVVGFTKVTALENAGTGITANAICPGWVRTALVEQQITALAEREGTDQESAARALLAEKQPSLQFVSPEQLGEMVVFLASDAAAQITGTALPVDGGWTAR
- a CDS encoding SRPBCC family protein produces the protein MSAESTRFIHVIYIASTPQEVFEAITRPEIASRYWGHENVSDWKPGSRWQHVRANETRSVELVGEVVESTPPSRLVITWAAASQADNPDAYSRVTFDIVPYQDMVRLTVTHDELEPGSGMDTGIRQGWPIVLSSLKSLLETGKGLDVFAKPQ